A genomic segment from Coccinella septempunctata chromosome 3, icCocSept1.1, whole genome shotgun sequence encodes:
- the LOC123310452 gene encoding uncharacterized protein LOC123310452, with the protein MAGQNLKRGRFLVNLVMERDKENNTPSNILPQHPPLEDVSKMSSIDEVPSAATHAALSRLDNNYYISPIRSEESDFDDSDADPNFELSPRNTEYKFVPLLPPNPNGSLSPSSTSSSSSSESNDSSDSDRDKVVPQSPIVAEINFQEPEVEKKVKKE; encoded by the exons ATGGCAGG GCAAAATTTGAAACGTGGCCGGTTCTTAGTGAATTTAGTAATGGAAAGAGACAAAGAAAACAACACTCCTTCTAACATACTTCCGCAACACCCACCTCTGGAAGATGTCAGTAAGATGTCATCAATTGATGAAGTACCATCTGCGGCAACCCATGCTGCATTATCCAGGTTAGATAATAACTATTACATTTCACCAATACGGAGCGAAGAAAGTGATTTCGACGACTCCGATGCAGATCCAAATTTCGAATTGTCACCGAGGAATACCGAATATAAATTTGTACCACTCTTACCTCCTAATCCTAATGGATCATTGAGTCCGTCCAGCACCAGCAGCTCAAGCTCATCCGAATCTAATGATTCCTCGGACAGCGATAGGGACAAAGTAGTCCCTCAGAGTCCTAtagttgctgaaataaattttcaagaacCAGAAGtagaaaaaaaagtaaaaaaagaaTAA